The DNA segment AGGGTTTCTCCAGATTGGGAGCTTAAACTATGGCATTGAACCTGTAGAGACTTCCTTTACATTCCAGCACCGTATTTATCGAACAGAGGAGATGGAACCCAAGGCTGTGATGTGTGGATTAACCGCCAACGAGATAAAATATCAAGCTTCTGAAACAGAGAGGAGGCAGGTTCCCAAAGCGGAAGAATTTCATCCCTGGACACACACTAAGTATATGGAGCTTCTTATAGTGGTGGACAAACTGCGGTTTGAATATTCAGGCAGAAATATAACTAATGTTTCGATGCAAGTTGTTGATGTAGTCAGTATGGTGGATGAGCTTTTTTATCCTCTTCGTCTTCGTGTACTACTAACTGGACTAGAAATTTGGACAGAAAGCAACCCCATCAAAATTACACACAATATAAGTGAGGTTCTTTCTAATTTTAACCTTTGGAGAAAACGTCACATTTATCCACGGGCGCCACATGACGTAGGACACCTGTTTGTGTATATGAACTTTGGAGCAAACATTGGAAAAGCGTACTTGAGAAGTGTCTGTGATAAGAATCGTGCATCTGGTGTCGAAGGATTCTTGCATGGTCCTTCAAGGGAGTTTGCTGTACTTGTTGCTCATGAGTTGGGACATAATGTTGGCATGAAACATGACGGAAAAGAATGTGTATGTGCCAATGACAGTACCTGCATCATGAATGCGCATCATATACAAGTCCATCAATTCAGTAACTGCAGTTCAAGAGACTATTTTGATCTAACAGTGTCCGGGAAAGGACGCTGTCTGAACAACATCCCAGAAATTGAGGAACTATTTCACGTGCAGCATTGTGGCAACTTCATAGTAGATCCAGGAGAACAGTGCGATTGTGGCTCCAAAAAGCAATGTAAAAAGGACCCTTGCTGTGATCACACTTGCCAGTTGAAGCCAGGGGCGATCTGTGCTTTGGGACAGTGCTGTCACAAATGTCAGTTTCTTCAACAAGGAAGAACATGCAGAGAGAAGACAAATGAATGTGACCTGCCTGAGTATTGCAATGGGACGTCTCCGTGGTGCCAAGAGAATGTATATATGCAAGACGGGACTTTATGCAGTGACAACGGCTACTGTTTTCATGGGTTTTGCTCTACTCACAGTTTACAATGTCAACACCTCTTTGGCAAAGCAGCCAAGGCGGCTCCAGAAAGTTGCTTCCAAAAAGTGAACGTAAAAGGGGATCGGTTTGGCAActgtggaggggatgggggtgatGTAAAGTTTAAgaaatgtacattggaaaacatcttGTGTGGAAGGGTGCAGTGTGTGAATGTAAAAAGAATACCTTGGCGGGAGGATCATACGACCATAATTCAAACACCAGTGGACAACATGTGGTGCTGGGGGACAGACTTTCACTTGGGGATGGAGCTCTCTGATACGGGTATAGTAGAAGATGGCGCAAAGTGTGGTACAAACAAGATTTGTATTAACCATACATGTATTAATGAGACAACGGTGCTGACATCCAGCTGTTCTTTAAAGAAGTGCAGCAGTAGAGGGGTTTGCAACAGCAATGAGAACTGCCATTGTAATGATGGCTGGGCCCCTCCGAACTGTCAGTTTGCTGGCTTTGGAGGAAGCATTGACAGTGGGCCCCCACCACTTTCCAAAATTGGACTCTTTAGTTTTGTCGGGACTATTTTGGGCATAACCATTGCTGCTGCTATAGTCACTACAGTTATCGCTCTCTTACTTAAAAAGCCTGTGTCAAAATTGATTCATAGAGCATCTGAACGCATTAGGCAAAGAAATCCACCTACCAGGAGCATGTAAAAATAAGGCAGTGTTAGCTTCAAAAAGCCAGTGCAGAGTGGCAAGTCCATTGTTTAGGGTTTCTCAGAGCAGCTGTGGAAATGCCTGGGGAACCCAGCCGGAGAATCAATGGGTCCAGATGACTAGTTTCTGTAGGACTCATGTAAATTTACTTTATGCATACACACATATACTTTTGgcagtttgttctgtttttttaactatttaaataaatttggTCTTGGAATCAAATAGCAAAACGGTCATCAAATTAAAAAACTGATGGATTTAAATCGATATAtcatcccccccaaccccaatcaGGCCCTAAGCAATTCACAGCTTATCTGTGCCAGGGTTTGTAACTGGGGTCTGACTGGAATCTGGCAGCCTTGCTTCCCTGTTCATCACCATTGTGTTTTTTTAGGATACTGGTGAATTGACACAGAAGCTGGCAGAGAAGGGGCAAGACCCAGTTGGGAGTTTTAAAAACTTAATATTTAGGGCTAGGGTTCCTAATTTTTGCCAGTTTTTTCTTCACAACCCACAGGTTTTTCCTTCAGCGGAGGCTGGCACCTAATACCGTCCCCTTCAGCGAAAGTCAGCTTTCCAAATGGCCATCTCTCCTTGTTCTTAGTGAGACAGAAGCCACAAGCAGCCCTTGGTTAAGATGGCTGCCATTTCCCTACAGCCTGTGGAGGAGGACTTTAGGCAGCTCTTAAAAGAAACGGGTACGGTCCGTGTCCCCCACTGTTCCCTCAGGCCAGCAGAACTTCAGCCCCATGGGTAAGAGGGCAGCCCCATATTCTGtgaggaggcagagaggggcaCTGTGAAGAACAGgtgggccgggggtggggagaaagggtcGGTGACCCCAAGGGAAGGACACTGGTGTGGGCGGGTGCACGTGGGCAAATATAGGTGAGTGAAGGAAGAAGCCGTGGAGGCTTCCTAGAGAGGGTCAGGAGGGAGGTGGGTTATCTATCAGGGCAAAGGCTAGAGAGGGCTCAATGGCAGCCATTCCCGCCCTACCTCACCCCAGGGCACAGGAGAGGCAAGTGGAATCCCCTCCAAGCAGCCAgtaaggggggaggaggggctcacCCCTTTTTGTGGTTTTTGGCAGTTCAGGTTGAATTTTGAAGCCAACCTCACCCTGTAGGCTCAAAGGTCAGAACGTAGACcagaaaaaaacattgtttttaaacaaaaaaaagtctctcGCTGTTTAAAGTCGTCTCTTGCTACGTGGGGAGctgagtcatgatttttaaatgcttgttttCGGCCACACAGCCTATGGCCCTCCTGCATTTCTCCCCTTCACAAGCTCCTATTTCAAgcttcctgccccccgcccaaAGCCTCAGAATAGTAGCTGCTGACAGCCGTCCAGCACCCCATTCACCAAATTGTCCCTTTCCAGTACATCTGAGGATTTCTCCAAGCACACACTACTCATTATCTTAAGGTGGGGAGGTGTTGGAAAAGGAGGTAGTGGAAGACTGACATCGCTGGGGGCCACTGATGGTTGGGATGGGTGATGCTGCCATCTCTTTAAGGGAGACCAGTCTCTGTTTACACAAAGCAACTGATAAAACTTCTGTAGATACGTGAAAGAGTCTGCAAACCCTAATGTCCTTCCCTACAGGGGACTCGTGCGGCTATAGTCTCAGGCCTCTTTAGCCTCAGTCACATGTTGTAGACTGTTCACCTCCAACCAgacatgaaagaagaaaaaaaaatgctgtttgaaacaTTCCACTGCAGCTGGCGTTTCAGACGCAAAGGCCAAaacacttttcttcttcttcccagctTAGAAGCCTGAATTTCCGACCATACTACAGAGGTCTGTCAGTATTTCAGTGCTCCAGAATCGAGCAAAGGGGAGCCTTTAGCTGGCCTCTGGCTTTGTGCTATGTGATAACACCCTTCAAAGTTTCTTGTAACCTCATCCAATACCCATCCCAGGTGTTTTACAAGCATTAGCAATAATGGTTGGGAATAACACCTAAGACAAGGCCTTTAGCTGAAGTCTAGGTTGAACTAGTACATCAGCAATATGGTCATCCAAGTGCTCCCACTGCATCCACTCAGCTGGGCCTAACTCTGTCCCACAATGCAATGCTTTGATTTTGGAGGTTGCTCCAAAGCCTCTGCTCTCACCAAATAGACTAGGTGAGCAGtggaatttttttcagctttttccaGCTGGCAACGaaggctccagggctgcagctgaatAACCTGTGCATGTGTAATGGCCTGCCAATGTACACCCAGTGGCTGGATTGAGGTCTTGGTTGTAGGGCTACTTGCCCTTTGACAGTAACCAGCTGAAGGATTCTAATGGACCCACTGGAATTTCCTCTGGGGGAGGAATAGTAGCTGGAGTGACTGCCAAAGAACAGTGGATTCTGGGTATAGTGAAAAAGCCAAGAAAGTTGACTCAGGGTTGTTTGGATCTGACAAGTCAGGCATTTGCTTTAACTAAAACCATGTTTTCTCCGTTATAATTTGTGGAAATTTGGCTTGGAACCAATCATTGTCTgtctatttgcatctttaggaattGCCAGTGCCAGATAACTACCACGTAGCTAAAGAAGTCAGAAACCTTCCACCCCTAGACTAACCATTGGAGCTGGTGCGGTCTAGTGCATAGAGCACAGACCTGGAGCCAAGAGCACCTGTGCTCTAATCCTGACACTGACTTGTGACATTGCCTTGGACACGTCTCTTAGctactctgtgcctcggtttccacATCTATAAAGTGGAGACTAGACTTCCCTGCCTTTCAGGATGTTATGAGGATACATTTGTTAGTTTGTACAGTGTTCTGAGTGTAAAAACTCctgatgctatataaataacaCAGCAATGAcataacgtgtgtgtgtgtgtgtttgtgctgcACTGCCCTGTGCTAgatagaatcagaactgctcacctGTGTGTCATTGGTGCTATACTGCTGACAGTGAAGGGTGATTCTCCTTTAGCCCAAATAGAAGGGGCCTGTGATTGTGGAAGTGGAATGTGTAGGAAAAAGAGGTGCTAAGGTAACAGTGATAGGACAGCGTGAGAACCCAGCTACATATCCCACTGTTGCTGTGAAGTCCAGCATATGGATAACAGTGAAGTCATAGTTAACTTTGGATTTGCTACAAAAAATTACAGTTCTCAAAAGTCTTTTCTTCCTCTTAAGGGATAGTATGAATTAGGGATGAAATGTTAGCCTTATATGTGTATTTATTGATTCCTGATAGTTTGTATCCACAATTTTAATGCACCTACTGGTAAACATTTAGTAGGATGGTAACGTGGCAAATGCCAGCAATCCAGTGGTTAGCATTACTACATGCAGGAAGGGTTGGAGTTTCTTGGTCTGGAAATGGTGCAGTTTGATGATGGCTTTTCTCCTGCAGTTGAAAGTGAGTCAGAGTCTGACGTCCAGCTCCAGACCCGAGCACAGATGCTGAGAAGGACAGACTGTGCCAATGATGGCATCTGGGGGAGTGTGAAGACCTGTCAGCAGTGGCACTGACGGTCGTTCATGTCCTACTAACAACCGGCCTGACTCCAGCGATGAATACCGCAAACAGAATTGAGCCTGGCTCATAGTTTTCTGAGAATCTACATCCTAGGTAAccaggggccaaatcctgaggtccttacttGGGAAAAACTCCCATGGAATAGAATTCCCACCATCTCAGTGGGAACCTAAGAATTTAGCTTCTAGATTAGGAGCTTCTGAAAGCAGGGGCTAATTTATCTGTCTATACAGCACCATATGCACCCCTGGGCTGTATAATGAATGATCACATTACAGTCATCAGAGGAACCAGGCACCAGGAACCATCAGTGTATTTGTTATAGAACTTAGTGAGACAAGACGTGGGATACAACTGCAAGAGACAACACAGGCCAGGGGCATGCGTGATTTTGGAGGTTTGCCCGTTGTAGCTACCCAGATCTGCTTAACCTCACTGCTAATGAAAACAGAGAAATCGGATTTCATTCCCATGGCATCTGCTGCTGTGTCATTGTAAGGAGATGTGGCAGGTTTGTTTGCTGAGTCTCTCTAGCCTGCATCTCCAGGCTGAGAGTACTTAGTTTGTGATGGAGCTTACATgtgttctttctctctcattttccttAATAAAGTCATCAGGATTGAAAGTACAGGTTTGATCTTGGTTTATGAGAGACAGAGCAGCTATTATGGAGCAGTAGCAGCCCTGGACATGTTCTGTTTGTGCCATAATCTGCTCCCATTACTCTTAGTTGTGAGCACCTTGGCAGAAGGTAGCCTCAACTCAACTAGCGTTTTGGTGGAAAGGTTTCTGTGAAACTCCTACTGTGACCTGTTTACCTTAGTCTTacatttctttctccctttggTTCAAAGGCTGTGCTCCCTGCAGGACTGATCCATAACTAATGAAGCTTGTTCCCACCTCTACATGCACGCTGTCAGAACTAATATAAAGGCTCTGTGAATAAATCGATTTAAGATATctaatctaaacaaaatatttgaatggatttttttaaaatgtcccctgTAGCATTCTAAGCCTCAACACTGGAGCTTTATATTAATGCAAATCCCTTAAatgtctctgtgactcagtttcaccatctataaaatgggagcAATAGTACTGTCAGAAGGGAAGTTCCCACAGTTGGGGAAGGTGGTCCTGGGTCCCCATCCATGTACCTCTGCACAAGTACCAACCCTTTTTCCTAGAGGACTGTTAGACCTCTGGACCAAGTACTCGACTTAACAACAGAACAATCATTGCATCTAGCTCAGATAGTGCCAGGAGTTAACCCCAGGGAAGGATCTCCATCAGGGGTTACACAAGGTCCTTTTCCCCTTGGTACAGCATATATCATACAGCCCTCCTAGATAAGCACTTGCTCTCTGTTTTgagctgatccatgccccccttcAGTCAGTCCTACCTGCCTGGCACTCTGGAGCTGGGGTCCGCTGTACACTCAGAATGGTGGGTCCTGCCAACTGGTCTCAGCTGTCCTGTTGGCTCCAGGCTGCGCAGTCTACATTGCTCCCTCTCTGTAATGGCCATGGCAGATCTTGATTTCTCTCTCCAAAATCCAAAATCCCCTCCAGCTGCATGTAATCCTGCTTTCCAGCCCTATGCTGTCTGCTCATTTGTCCAGAATCTCCCAGGTGGTCTGTAGCCAACCTCTTGGCCTTGGTTTCTAGTGATGGCACTTGCCCCAGCCAATGAGGCTTGAGACTTCTGTGGCCAATAGTCTGTTCCTGTTCCAGCATGGCATTTGTCTAATGCAGTAGGAGTTGGGCATT comes from the Chelonia mydas isolate rCheMyd1 chromosome 15, rCheMyd1.pri.v2, whole genome shotgun sequence genome and includes:
- the LOC102933875 gene encoding disintegrin and metalloproteinase domain-containing protein 9, which gives rise to MRRSLMARDGVLGQGLLLRLGASMVLLGSLLPSTVSSPHLPPRFASYEVIVPRKLAAKEGKATKDEMSYVIKAEGKNHIVHLKQKKGFLVKNFPVFTYDARGQLRVDQPRIPDDCYYHGYVEDTPESHVALSTCSGLRGFLQIGSLNYGIEPVETSFTFQHRIYRTEEMEPKAVMCGLTANEIKYQASETERRQVPKAEEFHPWTHTKYMELLIVVDKLRFEYSGRNITNVSMQVVDVVSMVDELFYPLRLRVLLTGLEIWTESNPIKITHNISEVLSNFNLWRKRHIYPRAPHDVGHLFVYMNFGANIGKAYLRSVCDKNRASGVEGFLHGPSREFAVLVAHELGHNVGMKHDGKECVCANDSTCIMNAHHIQVHQFSNCSSRDYFDLTVSGKGRCLNNIPEIEELFHVQHCGNFIVDPGEQCDCGSKKQCKKDPCCDHTCQLKPGAICALGQCCHKCQFLQQGRTCREKTNECDLPEYCNGTSPWCQENVYMQDGTLCSDNGYCFHGFCSTHSLQCQHLFGKAAKAAPESCFQKVNVKGDRFGNCGGDGGDVKFKKCTLENILCGRVQCVNVKRIPWREDHTTIIQTPVDNMWCWGTDFHLGMELSDTGIVEDGAKCGTNKICINHTCINETTVLTSSCSLKKCSSRGVCNSNENCHCNDGWAPPNCQFAGFGGSIDSGPPPLSKIGLFSFVGTILGITIAAAIVTTVIALLLKKPVSKLIHRASERIRQRNPPTRSM